A stretch of the Actinomyces qiguomingii genome encodes the following:
- a CDS encoding glycoside hydrolase family 1 protein encodes MTETTDPTDPLDVPVGFPEGFLWGGAIAANQAEGAWQEDGKGWCLADINLYRGDLPPERRSNREMTTGQVRFHMRDTEGRYPKRDGIDFYHTYADDLHLLAGTGMNAFRTSINWARIFPNGDDAEPNEEGLAFYERVVDEIRAQGMEPVITLSHYEMPVNLTLSYTGWYSRETIDFFVRYCEAVMRRLAGKVRYWIVVNQINLITHESFNHLGVAADKVDNLEQAKYQAVHNEMVAAAKVTSLGHAIDPSFEFGVMLCHGNADPASCKPEDVLAALQQNQMEYFFSDVALRGEYPGYAKRRFRDLGIRVEFGPGDAQALRDGVADFMSLSYYYTRIIDAEAWAAGDTDGFANPHLQASEWGWAINPTGLRVALNQYWDRYRKPIMITENGLGSRDVLEADGTVHDPYRIDYLRRHLEAMREAIVDGVDLRGYFAWGPIDIVSCSSSEMSKRYGFIYVDIDDYGRGTGRRIPKDSYAWYRRVIASNGQDLG; translated from the coding sequence ATGACTGAAACAACAGACCCGACTGATCCGCTGGACGTACCCGTCGGCTTCCCCGAGGGCTTCCTGTGGGGCGGCGCCATCGCCGCGAACCAGGCGGAGGGCGCCTGGCAGGAGGACGGCAAGGGCTGGTGCCTGGCCGACATCAATCTCTACCGGGGTGACCTGCCGCCCGAGAGACGCTCCAACAGGGAGATGACTACCGGCCAAGTGCGTTTCCACATGCGCGATACCGAGGGACGCTACCCCAAGCGCGACGGCATCGACTTCTACCACACCTACGCCGACGACCTGCATCTGCTGGCGGGTACGGGCATGAACGCCTTCCGCACCTCGATCAACTGGGCCCGGATCTTCCCCAACGGGGACGACGCCGAACCCAATGAGGAGGGACTGGCCTTCTACGAGCGAGTAGTCGATGAGATACGCGCCCAGGGCATGGAACCGGTTATCACCCTGTCTCATTATGAGATGCCGGTGAACCTGACCCTGTCATACACCGGCTGGTACAGCCGGGAGACCATTGACTTCTTCGTACGCTACTGCGAGGCGGTGATGCGGCGTCTGGCCGGGAAGGTGCGCTACTGGATCGTCGTCAATCAGATCAATCTGATCACCCATGAGTCCTTCAACCACCTCGGCGTCGCCGCGGATAAGGTGGACAACCTGGAGCAGGCCAAATACCAGGCCGTCCACAATGAAATGGTGGCGGCCGCCAAGGTCACCTCGCTCGGACACGCAATCGACCCGAGCTTCGAGTTCGGCGTCATGCTGTGCCACGGCAACGCCGACCCGGCCAGCTGCAAGCCCGAGGACGTGCTCGCCGCGCTGCAGCAGAACCAAATGGAGTACTTCTTTTCCGACGTAGCCCTACGCGGCGAGTACCCCGGCTACGCCAAGCGGCGGTTTCGCGATCTGGGCATCCGCGTCGAATTCGGCCCGGGGGACGCCCAGGCTCTGCGCGACGGCGTGGCGGATTTCATGAGCTTGTCCTACTACTACACCCGGATTATCGACGCTGAGGCTTGGGCGGCAGGGGACACGGACGGCTTCGCCAACCCGCATCTGCAGGCCTCCGAATGGGGCTGGGCGATCAACCCGACCGGTCTGCGGGTGGCGCTGAACCAATACTGGGACCGCTACCGGAAGCCGATCATGATCACCGAGAACGGGCTGGGATCCAGGGACGTGCTGGAGGCCGACGGCACCGTGCACGACCCCTACCGCATCGACTACCTGCGTCGTCACCTGGAGGCGATGCGGGAGGCGATCGTGGATGGGGTGGATCTGCGCGGCTACTTCGCCTGGGGTCCGATCGACATCGTCTCCTGCTCGTCCTCGGAGATGTCCAAGCGGTACGGGTTCATCTACGTCGACATTGATGACTACGGCCGAGGGACCGGCAGACGCATTCCCAAGGACTCCTACGCATGGTACCGGCGGGTGATCGCGAGCAATGGGCAGGACCTCGGCTGA
- the hemL gene encoding glutamate-1-semialdehyde 2,1-aminomutase, with amino-acid sequence MPTNAELFAAARAVIPGGVDSPVRAFQAVGGTPTFITHALGAHVEDAEGRVLVDLVGSWGPALLGHAHPAVVEAVRQAAGRGLSFGAPTAAETELAEAVRRRVPPVERLRLVSTGTEATMTAVRLARGATGRDLVVKFAGCYHGHSDGLLSAAGSGVATGGQPGSAGVPKAVAAQTLVLPYNNVDALEACFAARGEEIAAVITEPAPANMGVVPPAPGFNAAIRRITAAHGALMIADEVLSGFRVGPAGFWGLEAVDGWRADADLDRPTPSWPGGRDGNNTAWRERAAWVPDLFTFGKVLGGGMPLAAVGGRAEVMELLAPLGPVYQAGTLSGNPLATAAGLTTLALANDAVYSTVSRTSRQIRAIVGAALEDEGVPYRVQHSGSLFSVMFGPAAAAAGVRDYDAARAQETWRFAPFFHAFLDAGVALPPSVFEAWFVSAAHGDAELERIAAAAPAAARAAAAARPGE; translated from the coding sequence ATGCCCACCAACGCCGAGCTGTTCGCCGCCGCCCGCGCCGTGATCCCGGGCGGTGTTGACTCCCCGGTACGCGCCTTCCAAGCCGTAGGCGGAACACCCACCTTCATCACGCATGCCCTCGGCGCCCACGTGGAGGACGCCGAGGGGCGCGTTCTAGTGGACCTGGTCGGCTCCTGGGGGCCGGCCCTACTCGGCCACGCCCACCCGGCGGTGGTCGAGGCGGTGCGCCAGGCCGCCGGCCGGGGACTGTCCTTCGGCGCCCCCACCGCCGCCGAGACCGAGCTGGCCGAGGCGGTGCGACGCCGCGTGCCGCCGGTGGAGCGGCTGCGCCTGGTGTCAACCGGCACCGAGGCCACCATGACCGCGGTGCGGCTGGCGCGCGGAGCCACCGGCCGCGACCTGGTGGTCAAGTTCGCCGGCTGCTATCACGGTCACAGCGACGGCCTGTTGTCGGCGGCCGGCTCCGGTGTGGCCACGGGCGGGCAGCCCGGTTCCGCGGGTGTGCCTAAGGCGGTGGCCGCACAGACGCTGGTCCTGCCCTACAACAACGTGGACGCGTTGGAGGCGTGCTTCGCGGCGCGCGGGGAGGAGATCGCCGCCGTCATCACCGAGCCGGCGCCGGCGAATATGGGTGTGGTGCCGCCCGCACCCGGTTTCAACGCGGCCATCCGTCGGATCACCGCCGCGCACGGCGCCCTGATGATCGCCGACGAAGTGCTCTCCGGCTTCCGGGTGGGCCCGGCCGGATTCTGGGGCCTGGAGGCCGTCGACGGCTGGAGGGCGGACGCCGACCTTGACAGGCCCACGCCATCGTGGCCGGGCGGCCGGGATGGGAACAACACCGCCTGGCGCGAGCGGGCGGCCTGGGTGCCGGACCTGTTCACCTTCGGAAAGGTCCTCGGTGGCGGCATGCCGCTGGCGGCGGTGGGCGGCCGCGCCGAGGTGATGGAGCTGCTGGCACCGCTCGGTCCGGTCTACCAGGCGGGCACCCTGTCCGGCAATCCGCTGGCGACGGCCGCCGGTCTGACCACGCTGGCCCTGGCCAACGATGCCGTCTACTCCACGGTCTCCCGCACGTCCAGGCAGATCCGGGCGATCGTGGGTGCGGCACTGGAGGATGAGGGCGTTCCCTACCGGGTGCAGCACTCCGGCTCCCTGTTCTCGGTCATGTTCGGCCCCGCGGCCGCCGCGGCGGGCGTGCGGGACTATGACGCCGCCCGCGCCCAGGAGACCTGGCGCTTCGCCCCGTTCTTCCACGCCTTCCTGGACGCCGGGGTGGCGCTGCCGCCCAGCGTGTTCGAGGCCTGGTTCGTCTCGGCCGCCCACGGGGACGCCGAGCTGGAACGCATCGCCGCGGCCGCGCCGGCGGCCGCCCGGGCCGCCGCCGCGGCGCGCCCCGGGGAGTAA
- a CDS encoding Dps family protein — MSNHQVKNPAVIPTFTASETLAADLQRALVDITALSLVGKQVHWNLVGPNFRDLHLNLDEVVDIAREGSDELAERMRAINVFPDGRPGTIASQTTVPEAPEAAVITADAVDYIVSAINAVVTTLRDIHDAVDEADPSSSGILEDYTQRLEQQSWFLSAQNYSAN; from the coding sequence ATGAGCAATCACCAAGTCAAGAATCCCGCAGTCATTCCGACCTTCACCGCCTCCGAGACCCTCGCCGCCGACCTGCAGCGCGCGCTGGTGGACATCACCGCGCTCAGCCTCGTCGGCAAGCAGGTCCACTGGAACCTGGTCGGCCCCAACTTCCGCGACCTGCACCTGAACCTGGATGAGGTTGTCGACATTGCTCGCGAGGGCTCCGACGAGCTCGCCGAGCGCATGCGCGCCATCAATGTCTTCCCTGACGGTCGTCCCGGCACCATCGCCTCCCAGACCACCGTCCCCGAGGCGCCCGAGGCCGCCGTCATCACCGCCGACGCGGTCGATTACATCGTCTCCGCCATCAACGCCGTGGTCACCACTCTGCGTGACATCCACGACGCCGTCGATGAGGCCGACCCCTCCTCCTCCGGCATCCTGGAGGACTACACCCAGCGCCTGGAGCAGCAGAGCTGGTTCCTCTCGGCCCAGAACTACTCCGCCAACTGA
- a CDS encoding PTS sugar transporter subunit IIB translates to MADDIRVLLVCGTGASSGFMAANMRKAVAAHGYNIKVTARSESEIENFIGETDVVMIGPHLSYVFDDIDSFVGGADVTAILMRPEYYSSLDGEAAIQHLVDVLNEDA, encoded by the coding sequence ATGGCAGACGACATCCGCGTCCTGCTCGTATGCGGCACCGGCGCCAGCAGCGGGTTCATGGCGGCGAATATGCGCAAGGCGGTTGCGGCGCACGGTTACAACATCAAGGTGACCGCCCGCTCCGAGAGCGAGATCGAAAATTTCATCGGGGAAACCGACGTTGTCATGATCGGCCCGCATCTTTCCTACGTGTTCGATGATATCGACTCTTTCGTTGGGGGCGCCGACGTCACGGCGATCCTCATGCGTCCGGAGTACTACTCCTCACTCGACGGCGAGGCCGCAATTCAGCACCTGGTCGATGTGCTTAATGAGGACGCCTGA
- a CDS encoding macro domain-containing protein, protein MPHAPSADVARLHRLTRHFATEAVQAGDVAAFPPPAALAELPPVELRRLLDGLLTIRPPREIPDDDVREDLDEMLAAEAAQRVHDAGAPDALTLPTLAATHGVAGRLGEQVALWRGDLTTLRAGAIVNAANAQMLGCFVPGHTCIDNVIHAVAGPGLRAECAAHMDARDGRPEETGRALLTSGYHLPAAHVVHTVGPIVAAGRPTDADRDLLASSYRSVLDAVADAGLDSVGLCSVSTGEYGYPKDEAAPLVLDTLIDWLRTHPESELRIVICAFADVDVAAYEAALATQDGSWVQRS, encoded by the coding sequence ATGCCGCACGCCCCTTCCGCCGACGTCGCCCGCCTGCACCGCCTTACCCGGCACTTCGCCACCGAGGCCGTCCAGGCCGGCGACGTCGCCGCATTCCCGCCGCCCGCCGCCTTAGCCGAACTCCCCCCGGTGGAGCTGCGGCGGCTGCTGGACGGGCTGCTCACCATCCGCCCGCCCCGCGAGATCCCCGACGACGACGTTCGGGAGGACCTGGATGAGATGCTCGCCGCCGAGGCCGCCCAGCGCGTGCACGACGCCGGCGCCCCCGACGCCCTGACGCTGCCCACCCTGGCCGCCACCCACGGGGTGGCAGGTCGGCTCGGCGAGCAGGTCGCCCTGTGGCGGGGCGACCTGACCACCCTGCGGGCCGGGGCGATCGTCAATGCTGCTAATGCGCAGATGCTGGGCTGCTTCGTCCCCGGACACACCTGCATCGACAACGTCATTCACGCCGTCGCCGGCCCCGGCCTGCGCGCCGAATGCGCCGCCCACATGGACGCCCGCGACGGCCGCCCCGAGGAGACCGGCCGCGCCCTGCTCACCTCCGGCTACCACCTGCCCGCCGCGCACGTGGTCCACACCGTCGGCCCGATCGTCGCCGCCGGCCGCCCCACCGACGCCGACCGCGACCTGCTGGCCTCCAGCTACCGCAGCGTCCTGGACGCCGTCGCCGACGCCGGCCTGGACTCGGTGGGCCTGTGCTCGGTGTCCACCGGCGAGTACGGCTATCCCAAGGATGAGGCCGCGCCGCTCGTGCTGGACACCCTCATCGACTGGCTGCGCACGCACCCCGAATCCGAGCTGCGGATCGTCATCTGCGCCTTCGCCGACGTCGACGTCGCCGCCTATGAGGCCGCGCTCGCCACCCAGGATGGGAGCTGGGTTCAGCGCTCGTAG
- the trxA gene encoding thioredoxin — protein MAPKDITGAEFNQTVRGDGITLVDFWASWCGPCRRFAPIFEKAAENNPDITFAKVDTEAEQELAGALGISSIPTLMVFRDDVLVYREAGALPAPALDSLITQVRELDMDDIKRKIAEEEPAGTAQA, from the coding sequence GTGGCCCCCAAAGACATCACCGGCGCAGAGTTCAACCAGACCGTCCGTGGCGATGGCATCACGCTCGTCGACTTCTGGGCCTCCTGGTGCGGCCCTTGCCGACGCTTCGCGCCGATCTTCGAGAAGGCCGCCGAGAACAACCCCGACATCACCTTTGCCAAGGTCGACACCGAGGCCGAGCAGGAGTTGGCCGGGGCTCTGGGCATCTCCTCGATCCCGACCCTCATGGTTTTCCGCGACGACGTGCTCGTCTACCGTGAGGCCGGGGCGCTGCCCGCCCCCGCCCTGGACTCCCTGATCACACAGGTGCGTGAGCTCGACATGGATGACATCAAGCGCAAGATCGCTGAGGAGGAGCCCGCCGGCACCGCGCAGGCCTGA
- a CDS encoding PTS lactose/cellobiose transporter subunit IIA translates to MNQSIIDASMQILIHSGDARRETYRAVEAMEQSDFTEATAFLDAADGCIRRAHQVHTALIQQEAEGERIAYAALFSHAQDTLMTAYSELRLVRRLLSVFRAQDGRIRALEDRND, encoded by the coding sequence GTGAATCAGAGCATTATCGATGCCTCCATGCAGATACTCATCCACTCCGGCGACGCACGGCGTGAGACCTACCGGGCCGTGGAGGCCATGGAGCAGTCGGACTTTACCGAGGCCACCGCGTTCCTGGATGCGGCCGATGGGTGCATCCGGCGGGCTCATCAGGTACATACCGCGCTGATTCAACAGGAGGCGGAGGGCGAACGAATCGCCTACGCCGCACTCTTCTCCCACGCCCAAGACACCCTCATGACTGCTTACAGCGAATTGCGTCTGGTGCGCAGGCTCCTGTCCGTATTCCGCGCCCAGGATGGGCGCATCCGTGCTCTGGAGGACCGAAATGACTGA
- a CDS encoding PTS sugar transporter subunit IIC yields the protein MDALIGWLETSFSPRMAKVNNNVWSVSIKDAIMQVLPFILVGSVFAMLAILNDYFPTLPSFWVPYGWTMGMLSLLVSFLIPLNLMEKRGYRKQRLIAGGCGTILFLIIITPQVVQDGEAGFGHSALGAGGMFIAILAGVVTGAIMSLFGRFSLFKEDSVIPEFVRAWFDAMIPVALVVTLGWVSVDLLGLDVHNAVLAVFRPLAGVIESPWGFPLMCFIYCFLYSMGISTWVLTPVTTPVLLVAIQENMSGTAQNLVTSTMLFSTYLWFGGIGNTMALVIMMARSKSSRLKALGRACIPPMIANINEPVVFGAIAWNPVLMIPMWLQGVIPPIIIWLLTKTIHFAPIPMNQYELWYTPYPLATWITTRSLAAMILMLVVFAVSAVIWYPFFKVYERQSLLKEVDTARESGGGTKAEETTVSGAVAANTARPGVRRGSRRLVVTSGGPRSEGE from the coding sequence ATGGACGCTCTCATCGGCTGGCTGGAGACCAGCTTCTCCCCGCGCATGGCCAAGGTGAATAACAATGTCTGGAGCGTTTCCATCAAGGACGCGATCATGCAGGTGCTGCCCTTCATTCTTGTCGGCTCCGTATTTGCCATGCTTGCGATTCTGAACGACTACTTCCCGACGCTGCCCAGCTTCTGGGTGCCCTACGGCTGGACCATGGGCATGCTGTCCCTCCTGGTGAGCTTCCTCATTCCCCTCAACCTGATGGAGAAGCGCGGCTACCGCAAGCAGCGGCTCATTGCCGGGGGCTGCGGCACCATCCTGTTCCTGATAATCATCACCCCGCAGGTGGTGCAGGACGGGGAGGCGGGCTTTGGTCACTCGGCCCTCGGGGCGGGCGGTATGTTCATTGCCATCCTGGCGGGGGTGGTCACCGGTGCCATCATGTCCCTGTTCGGGCGGTTCAGCCTGTTCAAGGAGGATTCCGTCATTCCCGAATTCGTGCGGGCCTGGTTCGATGCGATGATCCCGGTGGCGCTGGTGGTCACGCTCGGCTGGGTGAGTGTGGACCTGCTGGGGTTGGACGTGCACAACGCGGTGTTGGCGGTGTTCCGCCCGCTCGCCGGGGTTATCGAGTCGCCGTGGGGCTTCCCGCTGATGTGCTTCATCTACTGCTTCCTGTACTCCATGGGCATCTCCACATGGGTGCTCACCCCCGTCACCACTCCGGTGCTGCTGGTCGCCATTCAGGAGAATATGTCCGGCACCGCGCAGAACCTGGTCACCTCCACGATGCTGTTCTCCACCTACCTCTGGTTCGGTGGAATCGGCAACACGATGGCGCTCGTAATCATGATGGCCCGTTCCAAGTCGAGTCGGTTGAAGGCCCTGGGAAGGGCCTGTATCCCGCCGATGATCGCCAATATCAACGAGCCGGTGGTCTTCGGGGCCATCGCTTGGAATCCGGTACTCATGATCCCCATGTGGCTGCAAGGCGTGATCCCACCGATCATCATTTGGCTGCTGACCAAGACGATCCACTTCGCACCGATCCCAATGAACCAGTATGAGCTGTGGTACACGCCGTACCCTTTGGCGACCTGGATCACCACCCGATCCCTGGCCGCAATGATTCTCATGCTCGTCGTCTTCGCCGTCTCCGCGGTCATCTGGTACCCGTTCTTCAAGGTCTATGAGCGCCAGTCTCTGCTGAAGGAGGTCGACACGGCGCGGGAGAGCGGCGGTGGCACGAAGGCCGAGGAGACGACCGTATCCGGAGCCGTGGCCGCTAATACCGCTCGGCCCGGCGTTCGTCGGGGCTCCAGAAGACTGGTCGTCACGAGCGGTGGGCCTCGATCCGAGGGAGAGTGA
- a CDS encoding PspC domain-containing protein: protein MTQQRPTNPYSRNSSSSRRAKPWRSRLPRRSHRRLLAGVCGGLAEHWGVSPTLVRLATLALAVLPGPMWVVYVTAWVLMPGPYER from the coding sequence ATGACACAGCAGCGTCCCACCAACCCCTACAGCCGCAACTCGTCCTCCTCCCGGCGCGCCAAGCCGTGGCGCTCGCGGCTGCCGCGGCGGTCCCACCGACGTCTGCTGGCGGGCGTTTGCGGCGGACTGGCAGAGCACTGGGGCGTGAGCCCCACGCTGGTGCGGCTGGCGACACTCGCCCTGGCGGTGCTACCGGGCCCTATGTGGGTGGTTTACGTGACCGCCTGGGTGCTCATGCCCGGCCCCTACGAGCGCTGA